A window from Rana temporaria chromosome 8, aRanTem1.1, whole genome shotgun sequence encodes these proteins:
- the LOC120909379 gene encoding zinc finger protein OZF-like — MSRVPGWSTKKNHTMDYTTVRIKEESFSDEEHFAIEIKEEPLSSDEEQNPHSVPPTLRTHIKENPPSSDEEHNLDSVPPTHRSRIKEDALPSDDEHHPKSDPSIKEEPLSDDDIKDVSVSEKYSQCMSLIVKEESSEEDVLCEEEQTPEQLQDKPFCCSQCGECFIDHSMLVSHQQIHTGEKPYACSECGKCFTARATVKVHQRLHTGEKPYTCSECEKAFTFKSVRDAHFRTHTGDKPFPCPDCGKRFTVRSTLNMHRKVHEESGLYSCSECGKSFTRNSTLKAHEVVHTGFKDHTCPECKKCFSSESSLKQHKKVHVGLKPHACPDCGRCFGLKTSLVTHQRIHSGERPYTCTECGKSFSHSSSLVTHKRIHSGERPYVCLQCGKGFTSLSERVVHERTHTGEKPYSCPECGKSFVSISECNRHRKIHADQKPFTCSYCDKPFIRKPDFVKHLRIHTGEKPFGCSACGKYFRSVPELTKHQRYHTGDKRYPCKDCGKWFFTRSHLVKHEKIHIREQQAE, encoded by the coding sequence gtccaccaaaaaaaatcacacaatggATTACACAACTGTCCGAATTAAAGAAGAATCATTCTCGGATGAAGAACATTTTGCTATCGAAATCAAGGAGGAGCCACTCTCAAGTGATGAAGAACAAAATCCGCACTCTGTTCCTCCCACTCTCCGCACTCATATCAAAGAGAATCCACCCTCGAGTGATGAAGAACATAACCTGGACTCTGTTCCTCCCACTCACAGATCTCGTATCAAAGAGGATGCTCTCCCAAGTGATGACGAACATCACCCAAAGTCTGACCCTTCCATCAAAGAGGAACCTCTCTCTGATGACGATATCAAAGACGTTTCTGTATCTGAGAAATACTCCCAGTGTATGTCTTTAATTGTGAAAGAGGAGTCGAGCGAGGAAGACGTTCTTTGTGAAGAAGAGCAGACACCGGAACAACTGCAAGACAAACCGTTCTGTTGCTCTCAGTGTGGAGAGTGTTTCATAGATCACTCGATGCTTGTCAGCCATCAGCAaattcacacaggggagaagccctaTGCCTGCTcggagtgtgggaagtgttttaCTGCCCGCGCGACAGTGAAAGTTCACCAGCGTcttcacacgggagagaagccctATACGTGCTCCGAATGCGAAAAGGCCTTCACATTTAAAAGCGTCCGAGATGCACACTTTAGGACACACACTGGCGACAAACCTTTCCCCTGCCCCGATTGTGGTAAACGCTTTACCGTCCGATCGACTCTTAATATGCACCGAAAAGTCCATGAGGAGAGCGGGCTGTATTCGTGTTCCGAATGTGGGAAAAGCTTCACCAGGAATTCCACGCTTAAGGCCCACGAGGTTGTCCACACAGGGTTCAAGGATCACACCTGCCCAGAGTGCAAGAAATGCTTCAGCTCAGAGTCGTCGCTCAAGCAGCACAAGAAGGTCCATGTTGGGTTGAAACCGCATGCCTGCCCCGATTGTGGCAGATGCTTTGGTCTGAAAACAAGTCTGGTGACACACCAGAGGATCCACTCTGGAGAGAGGCCGTATACTTGTACCGAGTGCGGAAAGAGCTTCAGCCACAGCTCCAGCCTGGTGACGCATAAGAGGATTCACAGCGGGGAAAGACCGTACGTTTGCTTGCAGTGTGGCAAAGGCTTTACCAGTCTCTCCGAACGCGTTGTGCATGAGAGAACACACACCGGGGAGAAGCCCTATTCCTGCCCCGAATGTGGGAAGAGTTTTGTCAGCATTTCAGAGTGTAACCGCCACCGGAAGATCCACGCAGACCAAAAGCCCTTCACTTGTTCCTATTGCGACAAGCCTTTCATCCGAAAACCCGATTTTGTCAAGCACCTTCGGATTCACACGGGAGAGAAACCGTTTGGCTGCTCTGCCTGTGGCAAGTATTTCCGTAGCGTCCCAGAACTCACAAAGCACCAGCGGTATCACACCGGAGATAAGCGGTATCCGTGCAAAGACTGCGGGAAATGGTTCTTCACTAGGTCGCATCTGGTCAAACATGAGAAGATTCATATCAGGGAGCAACAAGCCGAATGA